The window ACTGGAAAATAACTGCATTTTATAGAAATGTAAATTTTTCAAGATATCTGTCATCATGTACATATTACCTTCTGCCATTGTATCCAAATCAAAAGCAGCATTTCTAACCTGGCCAGTTCTGACTCAGAGAAAAGAATGTATCATTAGTGTACATTATTATTTATTCTGCTGAAATAGCTAATCAAAGAGATCATCCACCCTTTGTTCATGTTTCTCTGAAAAAAGAAGAATAGCATATCTACCCATAAAGAGCTTCCTTTAGGATTGGGCTGCAAGAGTTTTTCAGGATCCTTCTTGCAAAAGAGGATGCCCTGTTTCTGTGGTCTAGTGGTAGCTTTCAAGAGGTAACTTTACTAGAGCAGCATTTACTAGAGCATgttgtggttaggctaaatgtagggttatgaatggttatttgttttagaagtatttaaatggtttatgtatatgttttttctttagtgttgatgtgttggtatgtttgcggaaaagcacctcatttcgttgctctcattttcctttttttgagaacaatgacaataaatttatctgtctatctgtctatctatttaaGTGAAGCAGCATCCTGACCCATGCCTCTTTGAGTTTGGGATTAACTAGTATCAGGATAATAGCATGTCCAGAGGAACAAAACACAGTTACGATACAAGACATCATGAATAGCCAAGTGCCATTCATGTCACACCGGATGACTGCTGAAAAACTAGACAGGTACAGAACAGTGAAGGAAGCCAGAGCTTTGATGGCAGTCAAGTGAGCTTGAGTGCTGAGATCCTTGATGCCAGTTCCATTGCCTTGCAAACCAAACAGTGGTGGTGTTTGAAAATATCCACAAGATGGGAAGTATTAGATATTCATAATGACAATTATGCTTCCCAACAGAAAAGAAGAGCCTATACAGAGTTATATACAGAGTTGCGAATGCCAGCCATGCAAATCTGGACAAGCCAAGACAGGTCATGATCTGGTTATTTGGGGATAGTTTCCTGCTTCTGAACCAGTCAATGTACATCATGAGGACGATAAATCCATTTGTGGTAATTCCAACAAGGATTTCAATAATCATAACTATACAACTGATTATCTTCAATATGGTAGTCACCATCTTTCTAAGCACAAAACCCCTCATTTCTTCTGCAATGCAGTTTGCCCCAAGTTGTCCTTTCAGCTCAGGATAGCACAACACTATGGCCTTTGATTTAGGAactgaaaaacatctggagaggcagGGGCTCTTTTCTAGTGTTGACATTGTCGAGATGCAAATCTTTACCAGAAAGGGTTGAGTTACTGTATAGTTTTATCCTGTTCTAATATTTCATATTTGCCCATTCGACGGAGATGCTGAATATGATATGCACATTCGTCTTTACAAATGGAGATGCACCTTTCTTTTGGAATTTGTTTTCCTGAAACCGATATTACCCCAAATTCATCTATTATTATTAGTTATTAATTTGACTGAATTCTGAACCTGTAGCTTTTTCTCGGGCATCTTCTAGGGCAGCCCAACGTTGAGTTTATTACAGAAAACTAGCCAGGTTACTAAACCATGGATTATTGTGGAAaaggcaaagaggaagcctgtgATGCAAATATGGACACCCCAAAGGTGTTCTGCATTACGCAAAATTGTTCTGCATTACGCATATGTCTGTCCAAGGAATATGAGATGATATGATGAATATTGAAAAGTTATAGTTTCTGTGTTCAAGAATAACAAAGTGTTTTCTGTCCTAAAagcttataatcagggcttttattgtagcaggaactcctttgcatattaggtcatacgcccttgaagtagccaatcctccaagagcttacagggctcatagaacagggcctactgtaagctcttggaggatcggctacatcagggggtgtagcctaatatgcaaatgagttcctgttacaaaaaagctctgcttataATGAAATTAAATAGTTTTGTTTTAGTACAActgcctctctttttttttactgaattCAAGCCCCTTGCCAGTCTCCACCCAACCAATAAAATAACTCAAGGGAACGGAGGGTCTTTGAAATACTCCTGGGCTACAAAATCCCCCAGCAACACCCCAACCAGCTTATTCTGCTCCTACCATCAGAGAAAAACATTGAAGCAACTTAAAGTTTTCCCCtctaaaacacccccccccctctgcagacCTAGCAAAATGATATATGTCATACAAGCCAAGTCAGGGTTCCATGAGCAGGGCTCATAGCCCCATGTGCCACCAAAGACTCACCAGCCAAAGCTTTTATTCCTTCTACAGGCTACTGAGTGCTGTGAGGGGGCAGAAAAGGTTTCAGGCTTCCCTCTTGTGCTCTTTTCCCTGGCAGAAACAGCCTCAGGGGGTCTCTTGCCTCCTTTGATGGGCACAATGTGTTGTTATTGGTCACATAATCTTATGACATGTGGAACCCGAGGAAGGGAAAAACAGGACCCTTCATGGCTGACTTATTCCATACGAAAACAACAGAGGAGGGAAGCCTGAAGCCCCTTCTCCCCTCTTACAATGTTCATGAGCCTCCACAAACGCTAGCACTTTGGCAGGTGAGTCCTCCAATGGTATTTGTGAATGTGACCTAGATCAGGGGAGCCCCGACTCAGCTTGTGTCACATAGGCTGattaaattttttttggggggggttgtgtgtgagATTCATTATTTACTACTTTGTATCTCTGTGTTCTGCCCATGGATCCTGCCACTCCTGCCATTCATTCTTGAATGCATGCCACAAACTGTGAAGGCAGAAATCGTAGGAAATGGAATTTGTTGATCTTGGGCACTGAATTTGTCTATTTAGGTGCAAAGAGGGGATGAATGGCAAGTgattctgggtttggcacaagtCTGTCAGTTTGTGACCTGACCATGACCCTGGGGGATGCTGCCCATTTTGCAGTAGTTTAGTTCTCAGACTGAGCAGAAACAGCCACCAGTGGCAATGACCAAGTGGCTACTGCACAGCCACAAGGTTGTTCAATACAATACTGTGCTCAAGACAAACTTGGCCATGAGCAGCAAGTTAGTCTGATCAAATAATCCTGCAAATAATTAAGAGATTCAAACAAGGCGTGTTCACCTGATAAACATATATGTTGCAAAATTCTCCACACACCTCGTCTCTGGTAGTAGCCTTGTGAGCACAGTTCTGAAAAGAGATGCTATTCCAATTTCTTCCTAGATTTTGGAGGTCAGAATTacccatcatttaaaaaaaaaaaacccagtaaaaaaaacagtaaaaactCAGAGCAGATGCACAACCACATCGCCAGAGACCCTACTAGGTAATCATCATATGTTCATCATACTAATCATCCTATGTTCTCTGCCAGCTGTTTTGTGACTGGCATTGTCTGCACTAGCCTACAGAAAGAACAATAGCTGTTGTTACCATCGAAGACTCTCAGGTAGAGGCATTTCCTGTCATCTACAACTTGATTCTTTTAAATAGAGATGTTGAGAATTAAATCTGGGGCCTTCAGCCATGCAAAGTAGACACACAGACACTGAGCTATAGACCCTGCCTCAATTAAGCTGGTTTATACTGAGTTAGAAATAAAAACCTAAAAGGCTTGTCCACAGTAACCCTCATTGAATAGAAAAAAACAAAGGAGCTAAAAGGGCTTTTAAAACAGTGTCTTAACCAGGGCTTGTTTTATAGCAGGaaccagtggtggactgggtctaaatatattggttgccaggagacaaagggggcccaaccCCCAACTCTAAGGCTATCATttcatttttataagaaataaaaatttcaaaaaatacataagtgaaaaaggtacagttaaaacttttgcaaaataaatgtatatatacttTTAGTAATTACGGTGTACatgtattgtacattttactggcaatatgcagtagatattaaatgtaaattcagattgcattttctccaggggagctgatctctgccagctagagatcagttgtaaaaacgagagatccccaggccccacctggaggctggcaaccctaaatacaatgtgaattttagttgcattacagtcaTACTATTGGaacgtctattatattttcaagctactaaaaggacattaacatttttaacatattgtctaatgtttaaggcagcccacttcatcagggcccacttgccatcaggcGAGCTGACACCccggccagtccgccactggcaggagctcctttgcatattaggccacacacccctgatgtagccgattctcctggggcttacagtaggccctgtactaagagccctgcaagctcttagaggaatggctacaccaggggtgtgtgacctaatatgcaaaggagtttctgctacaaaaaaagccctggttttaaccaTTTGGTCAGATTCTAATTATAACTATCATCCATTTAGGGTAGTTTATATATTCTCATCCCACGCTGCCTTTCAAGCAGGGGAACAGTAATAAAAATAAGACACCTaaaaataatacataaaacaCTTCAAATAACAAATGTAGACTAACAATCAAAACAATATCAGATGGCAGCCAAAATAGTAGGACAGTTGCCATATAACTAAAATATCAATAACATATGTAGGTAAAATACAATTGATATAGAGATTCAAGACTTATATTTATTTTAAGAATGGTCATCACTTATAAAAGAAATCATAAATAATAAAGACTACGATGTATAAGTTTTCAGATGGCATCACCCGTAAAAATTGTACATGAAATCAACCACAGTATAGCAAGAACTGGGAAATAACTGCATTTCTGAACTGCATTTCTCTCTACATAGAATCATCACTTACGTATCACCCGCTGCCATTGTGTCCAGATCAAGAGCAGCATTTTTAACCTGACCATATCTGAAGCAGAGAAAAGAATGATTTGACCTCTGCATCATCAACGGAGATTAATTTATTCTGATTAAAAAGCTAATTGATCATCCACCCATTGTACATCCTTCtgtgaaagaggaggaagagcatGAAGAAGCATCCTGTAGGGCTGTGCTGCAGGAGCTTTTCAGGGTCCTTCTTGCGAAAGAGAATGTCCTGTCTCTGTGGTCCAGTGGTAGGTTTTAAACAAGCACTTCACCAGagcagcattttaaaagaagCAGCATCTTGACCCATACCTGTTTTAGTTTGGGATTAATTAGTATCAGGATAACAGCATGTCCAGAAGGACAAGACACAGTTACTATACTAAGCATCACAAATATCCAGGTGTCATCCATGTTTTCCCAGATCATTACTGCCTGAGTAGTGACTGCTAAAAAACTAGAAAGGTATAGGCACCATGTGTtgttattagcagggcttttttttttgagcaggagagaACAGggacgcaattccagctggcttggtgtcaggaggggtggcctaagatgcaaatgaattcctgctgggcttttcccacaaaaaagccctgtgtgaaacaatggtgacatcaaggggtgtggcctaataggcaaatgagttcctgctgggctttttctacaaaaaaagccctggttattagtAACATAATCTGATGACAAGTGGAACCCGAGGAAAGGGAAAACAGGCCCCTTCCTTCCTGACTTTTTTCCATCAGAAAACAGCACAATCAGGAAGCCCCTCCTCCCTTCTTGCAATGTTCatgaagaattacagatttataccccgcccttctctctgaatcagagacttggagtggcttacagtctcctatatcttctccccccacaacagacaccctttaaggtgggtgaggctgagagggcacttacagcagctgccctttcaaggacaacctctgtcaatgctatggctaacccaaggccattccaacagctgcaagtggaggagtggggaatcaaacccagttctctcagataagagtccactcacttaaccactacaccaaacttgctctccacaaGCAATAACACTTTAGCAGGTGAGTCCTCCAGTACTATTTGTGAATGCAACCTAGATCAGGGGAGCCCCAGCTCAGCTTGTGTCACATAGGCTGGTTAAGATTTGTTTTTTTGTATGTGAGATTCATTATTTACTACTTCGTATCTCTGTGTTCTGCCCATAGATCTTGCTACTCCTGCCATTCATTCTTGAATGCATGCCACAAATTGTGAAGGCAGAAATTATAGGAAATGGAATTTGTTGATCCTGGGCACTGAGTTTGTCTATTTAGGTGCAAAGAGGGGATGAATGGCAAGTgattctgggtttggcacaagtCTGTCAATTTTTGGACCTGACCATGACCCTGGGGGATGCTGCCCTGTTTGCAGTAGTTTAGTTCTCAGACCAGGTAAGAACAGACACCAGTGGCAATGACCAAGTGGCTACTGCACAGTCACAAAGTTGTTCAGTGTGATACTGTGCTCAAGACAAACTTGGCGAGGAGCAGCAAGTTAATCTGATCAGGAACGCTTCCTGCAAATAACTAAGATATTCAAGCAAGGCGTGTTCACCTGGTAAATATTTAAGTTGCAAAATTCTCCACACCCCTAGTCTCGGATAGTAGCCTTGTGAGCACAGGTGTTCTGAACAGGGATGCTTCTGCAATGAACCCTATTCCACCTTCTCCCTAGATTTGGGAGATCAGAATTAAaaggtcgtttccaactctggggtgacaccatCATTAAAAGGAAAAATAGAAACCCTGTAACTTGAAATGTTTGCGATTGAATTAGAGACACACAGAGCAGATGAACAACCAGATCATCAGAGACCCTCCTAGGAAAACTAATCACCATACCTTCTCCACTAGCTGTTTTGTGACTGGAATTGTCTGAACTAGtccacattaagaaaaatagCAGTTGTTACCATAGAAGACTCTCAAGTAGAGGTATTTCCTATCATCTACAacttgattcttttaactggagatgctggggatggaatctgggaccttctatatGCAAAACAGACATGCAGACACTGAGATAAAGACCCTGACTCAATTAAGCTGACATACTGAGTCAGAAATGAAAACCGAAATCAGCTAGTCCACAGTAACCCTCACTGAACAGAAAAAACAAAGGCGCTAAAAGAACTTTTAAAACAGTGCATTCAAACCAGTTTGAATCTAATTATAACTATCAAtcatttaatttatttgatttctatcctgcaCTCCCCTGCAAGCAAGAGAACAGTAATAAAAATAAGGCACtggaaacaataaaacaataaatatagatTAACAAAGCATTGTGTATGACAATTTTTCAAACTTGTGAATGTGgttcaagccgccctgagcctgccttggcggggagggcgggatataaataaaatttattattattattattattattattattattattattattattattattattattattattattgttgttgttgttgttgttgttattattataacAAAACAATATCAGATGGCAGCGGGAACAGCAAGACAGCTGCAATATAACTACAGCATCAATAGCATGTGTAGGTAAAATACAATTGACAATATAATAGATTGATTCTAGACAGATATTCATTTTATGAATGGTCATCACAATGTTGTAAAAGAAATCATAAGTAATAAAGACTTCAATGTATAAGTTTTTATATGGCATTACCAGCATAACTTGTAGATGAAAACGACCACAGTATattaaaaaatgggaaataaCTGCATTTCTATATATAAAATTATCACTGACATATTACCCTCAGCCATTGTATCTAAATCAAGAGCAGCATTTCTAACCTGATCGGTTCAGAAGAAGGGAAAAGAATGATTTGACATGCATTATCAATGTAGATTAATTTATTGTGATGAAATATCTAATTGATCATCCACCCATTGTACAGGCTTCTGTGAAAGACACCACCATGTCTACCCATGAAGAGCTTCCTGAAGGATTGTGCTGCAAACATTTCTCAGGATCCTTCCTGAAAAAAAGAATGTCCTCTCTGTGATCTAGTGGTAGGTTTTAAGAAGGCATTTCACCAGAGCAGCATTTTAAGTGGAACCCCATCCTGACGCATACCTGTTTTAGTCTGGGATTAATTAGTATCAGGATAGTGCCATGTCCAGAAGGATAAGACACAATTACGATATCAACCATCATAAATAGCCAAGTGTCGTCCACATGTTTCCAGAGCATTACTGCCTGAGCAGTGACTGCTAAAAAACTAAACAGGTATAGAACAGCAAAGGAAGCCAGAGCTTTGATGGCAGTCCTGTGAGCTTGAGTGTTGAGGTCCTTGATGCCAGTTCCATTGCCTTGCATACGTCTTGTGTGCATCCACAGAGAAGTCATTAACAAGATGGACGATGACATTAATATGATTAAAGGAATGACATTTGGGACAGCAACTAGAAAAACTAGGTAAATATATAGGTCAGGGGGTGTAATTTCTGAATCACTGATGTTCAAAATTGATTTGTTGGAATCACAAATGGAGAAGCCGTTGCTCAAGCTTGCGACCACAACAAGAGTCATAATAGCAGAGAAGACAACTGATCCCAGAAGCAACCAGGGCACCAATCCTGAAAATCTTTGCTTCACATGGAGGAAAATGGGGTGGGAGAAGGTGGCAATCTTTGCCAAGTAGAAAACGCTGAGCCAAGTGGCACACCAAACAGTGGTAATGTCTGTAAATATCCACAAGACGGGAAGTATTAGATATTCAAAATGACAATTACATTTGCCATTAGCCAAGGTTGTAGTTACATACAGAATTATCAGTACCAGCCATGGAAGTCTGAACAAGCCAAGACAGGTCAGGATCTGGTCATTTGGGGATATTTTCCTGCTTCTGAACCAGTCAATGTAATTCATGAGGACAATAAATCCATTTGCTACCAATCCAACAAGGGCTTCAATAGCCAGAAGAATTCCACTGATTATCATCAATATGGAAGCTGCCATCATTCTGAGCACAAAAAACTGTTTCTTCTGTGATGTTTGCAGTTTGTCTCAAGCTGTCCTTTCAGTGATATCCATCCGGTAGAGCACAGCGCTATGGCCTTTGATTTAGGAACTGAAATACATCTGGAGAGGCAGGAACTCTTTTCTAGTAATGACCCTGCTGAGATGCAAATCTTTACCAGAAAGGGTTGGGTTACTAGAAACAGATATCCTGTTCTAAAATTTCATATTTGCACATTTGGCAGAGATGCTGAAAATGGTGCGCGCATCTCTCTTTAGATATGGTCAGGCCTGGGATTCAGTTTGAGCTCACagcagcgcagctcctgaacctttcttagagttccacctcctctttctgagatctcctctttgtccattgaatagtaggtgcagctgcataacaatccctggatgagttccaccacctatttttctacaaaatggcccctggatATGGTGATGCACTATTCATTTGCAATCTGAAACCAATATTACACCAAATTCAACTATTATTACTAGTTATTAATTTGTCTTAAATTTGCAGCAGTAGCCCTTTCCCGGGCATGTTCTAGAGCGGCCCAATGTACAGTGCTttacaggaaaccagccaggctGCAAAACCATGGATTGTTGTggaaaaggcaaagaaaaaaggAAACCTGTGATACAAGCGTGGCCAATTGAGGCAAACAGAAAAATTGGGCTCATGAGCACCCCCAAGGTCTACTCTTAACCTGTTCTGCATTTGCTACTAGAGAGTTAATCTGACACTCCAAAGCAAATAGGGGTGtcaaataggggtgtgcaaaaaaataataaattcgGAAATAATCAGATCaaaaatatacagggccaaaatatccagaataccgtatatttccaaatataggtattcagaatagccatatatactggagatatatcgctatttccgaatatacggccccattataccctatgggtcattgaaatcaaaagcaaaatagggtatattggaagctgtcTGGAGGGGAGGTGGTTTGAGGAAAAGcacccaaatttgcagaggacctgcagggtactctccccatatgaaaccctcaaatcccaaaaagattgggccagggggtcccattccaggggcatccaaagaggttgtccctatcccaccattatatcctatgtgccattgaaatcaatggcaacatagggcataatccgaggatactggggggcagggggtttgagggagagtcctcaaaactgcagggaacctgcaggggattctcccctaaaaaaaccccaagttccaaaaagattgggccagggggtccctgtctttgggctctccaaaaggcccattgccaccaatgatggaGAAAgaacaattagccacttcctccactataactgctgtggggaaagtggctctggtcaGAGGGGGGAGAGGTCCCAAAACtgcaaggcagcttcaggggggtcccctgcatgcaacccctctggcccaaaaagactgcacccatctgtgggcaccccaaaaggaacactgttcccaatggtgagaaaaaaccaattagagccacttcccccactgtaattgtcgagggaaaagtggctctagggagcagggggttttgagaagagccccccaaactgctgtgcagcttcagggcactgtcccacaaaaaacccacaaagcaaaaaaaaaaaaaatttggaccagggggtccaattcctggagcACCCAAagtcaaacctaacttcacaccagagaatctctataggacccaaatgcactacatccatctatctactctatgaaccctgctggccaggaaccaatataaacccagttgccaatgtcactgccacacaaaacacaatctgctcaaggctgcagcaaacccagatgccagctctccagccctgccccaaacaatgcggggagagctggccaagcacaacaggcatgctggttctgggtgtcTCACAGATCGTGCaaactacagttgccagctctccaggcctgccccaaataacacaaCTCTCAagcaagagaagcggtggaccacacctagctccacatcattctgtatttgacacaaagcaagaagcatttagacttacctttaGTGATGGATTGTTGGCTGGTTCAAGCTCTTTTGCATTActtagggtgcaccatgaggaggcaagccagagttgcaccccaaatgaggaagatcactgggagggcctcagttTGTGTGAGAGGaaaggaaccattccttctctctcagttcAGCAGCGACACACCAgttatcactgtcccattagagggacctcagcattggtatggcggCTGCCTGCCTGTCGtcatcactggctcctccctcgttcttcctcctgcccctgaaaaaaaacctgggttatcctgtctgggcctgtgggtgctctcggttacagttgggggctgcaatggccctttcagtatgattaggcatgtgtggattagggatgtgcatttggttcggccgaaccgaatatacagccgaatcaacactgattcggctgtattcggaatcggctgtagccgattcccattgccgcctattatgcggcagccgaatacggctcgccatatgcttccgaatagctatttggaagtatacggctgtcaaaaatttttcaaagaaaaaggcgggaatggcttctgcagcctcaaaggagctgctttcccgcctttagtggcctcttcccgcctctgccatagcctccctgggatcagggagggggggagggggaagaggagccccagcagccaatccaaagcatgcatttgcaaaatgcattgcaaatgcatgctttgcagggctgttgtgtagctgatggcccagccatcagctacattgttgttatttttgatcttttgcttacttgggtatccaagtaagcactgttgtctggccaaacagagagcagtgctattttttgaaattgctctctgtagggccaga is drawn from Heteronotia binoei isolate CCM8104 ecotype False Entrance Well chromosome 4, APGP_CSIRO_Hbin_v1, whole genome shotgun sequence and contains these coding sequences:
- the LOC132570058 gene encoding taste receptor type 2 member 1-like, translated to MAASILMIISGILLAIEALVGLVANGFIVLMNYIDWFRSRKISPNDQILTCLGLFRLPWLVLIILYVTTTLANGKCNCHFEYLILPVLWIFTDITTVWCATWLSVFYLAKIATFSHPIFLHVKQRFSGLVPWLLLGSVVFSAIMTLVVVASLSNGFSICDSNKSILNISDSEITPPDLYIYLVFLVAVPNVIPLIILMSSSILLMTSLWMHTRRMQGNGTGIKDLNTQAHRTAIKALASFAVLYLFSFLAVTAQAVMLWKHVDDTWLFMMVDIVIVSYPSGHGTILILINPRLKQVCVRMGFHLKCCSGEMPS